The Cydia strobilella chromosome 5, ilCydStro3.1, whole genome shotgun sequence region CTGTTCTCATTCTATCAAATGGTAACTGAGAAGGATGACTTGACAGAAGTCGCCAATCATGTTCTCCTAAGGCCCATCGTACAAGAACTCAACTCAATAGTGTAAGGAATAAggttgtatttattgttttaaaatcgaCATAAACGAATGAACTGCGACTCAgtttcaatagggaatattacgcaaaactctgcgtagagggcgtcagtAGCACAATTACAGGGCCTACCCCGAAACACGAATTtctaaagttcggtttctgcctctctatcactcttgcatattcgatcgcaGGCAGATATcgcaatttcgattttcgcgttttgcggtaggccacctgcaaacaaaccgcctttatgcaatgtcatagtgaaaacttgtcaaaaaacttagTATGTATaaatgttactctatggttcagCATGTGTACTGgtactgcactctggcggcagaacatcgcagtaatactccctattgaaAATGGTTTGAATTTCATTCAATTCAAGTACTTAACCTACTATTATATAAGGGCCCTGGGGCTTTAACATGGGACaggtaaaaaatacaatactaaatactaaCCGTGTTAAATAACCTGAGCTCCAAGGGGAACACAACTCTATGCGACACTTTTATATGCCTATTATATTGCTCCATATACTTAAATCTCTTGAGGTGCAGCGCGAGTATGAGTGGTAGTTTCTTCACTCTCATCCTCTTCTGCGCCTCCTGGTAGCTGCTGCAGTTATCACACTTGAATTTGTTGTCGTTGCATAACGTTTCTGTGTCGCTGAAGCATTTTAGACAGTGCGTTATGCTTGTGTTCTGGCCTACGTCCACCTGGAATTATCAAATATATGTTTAGAAAAGAATGGTGTTGTACTTTCCTATGTATATCGCAGTTTagggatgaaaaaaaaatgtttttaaggggctacctgaggttttgatcgatttttgacaagttttgaatcgtatctcctacttttgcactacatatagaattataagacaagcggctatcggttcttcaatcttttatctccatttttgtctacgggattgtgaaaaaatgaatacttatttatttatgattgttttaaaaattgtctaaaaaaacacttttttcgtatctcgattgctgtgaaagatcttacttatacgaaatctacatatttgggttcgtcttagacgtctctaaaaatttgtctaaggttttaattttaaactaattaacacaaaagttatggccagaaaaccagttttttggtctaaaattgttcaactttgatgccaaatatttcgaaaacaatgaactttgacgtaaatatgggatactttattgctaaaatccgttgctgttaatatgataagctacaaaagacattagaaaactaagggattcaaatcgaaggtcattggggcatgggatccccttaaggtGAGGAATGCCAATAAAATTTGTGGTATTCTCGTTAGATTATTTTATCGAGCGGACTTTGTAATCATATCGAGCACTACGAGGATAAacactttattaaaaaatacatactttaCAAGGGTCGACAAGACGAGTGATAAACTTAAatccgttccatcggtttgccgctatcactgtcacatttcgcaagaaagaacgggaaagatcatgggcgccaagtgtcaattttgatcgaattttgtcgatttttatttattttaaaaacgttactttacaaaatcgaaattcgaaagctatgaaattactatttaagttaagattgttttttcttctttttttgtttatagtactGAGCATCTCATTGCTCAGACGCTCAGACAGCCTGCCTCGCTCGTGACGTCTCTTTATAGATCTCAAGCTTCAtgctacaacacaagccttatcgAGCTTACTCTGGGACtgggttgatttgtgtaagattatcccaaaaaatattgatttatacCTGCAGGTCGAAAAAATGCTCGTCCTTACTGCTGACAGTCTCACAGTTGAGACAGCGGGTCTCGCTCGTGAGCGTGCCCTGGAATATCTCGTGCACCCACGTCGGGTCACCGCCGCCCGGCGCCGTGCTGGTGCCGTTGCATGTCACGCTCTCGCCCGAGGCGTTCTTCTGAACTTTCAGAGTGCTCTGGTTACGTTCCGCTGGAAGAATAATCGTGCAATTATTAACTCATGCAACTACATAATATAATGAGACTATGCGCCAGTTCCACCAAGCACAAATCTGATCAGTGTCAGTCAGATCAATGtcactcagcagtgaactatgaaactacctatacaataaaattttgcgaacgctttaagggtgacagacggtttggtgcaactgaccttaacccttaaatgcatgattttttgtataactttttaataaattgaaatagatgtgtcatgctgtataaaagtaataaatgtgattttggatagctgcatattgagccacggaccatcaaatatacgatgcatatatacatcattatgcatttaagggttaaatgctGAAAAGACCCTAAATGATGCAGTCCGGGAGACTTGCCTAGGCGGGAAACTTGAATAATTTGAAATTCAATATCACCtacctgtttttattttttataaaattagaggAATGTCGCTTTCAAAATGTTAAGTAAAATACTTATCTTTGAAATCAGAATTCAGAATTGCTTAGGTACATACCTAgaataatttcatttatatGATTGATAAGGAAGTTTAGAAACTCATGGGCATCTTGTTGCATGTAGTTATCGAATTCCTCtggaaataaaaacaatatttattcatattacaaaaataaaaacagtaacTTTATAAGCTCATAAGCTCTAAAAACCAGCAGGAGAGTTTTTGGTCAAGTTATTCCCAGGCTATAAAGTAAAGTGGAGAGAGTGGAGATATTTATTAAAGCCGCGCCGTCGCTCCGTCGGGGGTTGTCGTTGTCGAAATAGAAAAGACGTTGCAATTTAGTACAAGAGTACTGAGGAAGAGGAAGGAGAGTAGTTTAACTATTATGGACGTTGTTGCCGGCCGTGTCTAGTATGTAGTATATActagatagataaaccatttattcgttttACTTACTGTTACTAGCTTTAGAATTTAGAAAATTTAGAgaatttttaatcaaatttgtTGACAGCTTTTTTTCTGTGCGTGGTAACacaataaaattcaataaattatGAGTAATTGAGCCTGTGGATTAAGTGAGAGCGTGTAGGTGTAGGTGGTTGAAATCTTCGTAACAATAATGAAATCCCACTGAGTATATTTTGAATGAGTAGGTTAGGTAGTTAATAACCATATAAAGTACCGAGACACTGTAGtgcgtcaggcatgttcgcCGAGGCGCGAACGGACGACTTCTATGCCACTAGATGGAAGAGAGCGGCCTTATTACTACGACGTGTGCGCGGCAGCACTAACAGCATGCTAAGGGCGTTAGCCGAGCGTCTCGACTGCCCTGCCCGCTCATTAGGTACTGGACAGAAGTAGTCATTGGTAGGTCTAACTAAGTAGATATAGGTTACTAACATAATATTAAggctaaaatgttactaaaaaaatatggatTGCTtttggtctgaaataaagaatttttatttttattttaaagaatgTCATAGAAGagatggtttttagggttccataccgaaagggtaaaaacgggaccctattactaagactctgctgctctgtccgtctgtctgtcaccaggttgtatctcatgaaccatgatagctgtacgaatcgtcgacgatcccaaactcacaagcggtatcgaacctttaagtctaaggagagacttcgcctccttgtgtgtgttctaccgcttgtacaatgggctgtgctctgaagaattgtttgacatgatgccaacggccgctttctatcaccgcaccgctcgccatcggcagggtgttcatcctcacaccctagcacctaaatggtcgcgtactgtgcggtttaagaggaatttcctcccgcgtacgcttcggctgtggaatgagctccctgccgaggttttcccgaggggctacagtatggggttcttcaaaaaaggagtgtacaggtttttaaagggtcggcaacgcgcgtgtaatatctctggtgttgcaggcgttcataggctacggtaactgcttaccatcaggcgggccgtatgcttgattgccaccgacgtggtataaaaaaaaaaaaaaaaaagctagacagttgaaattttcacagatgatgtatttctgttgccgctataataacaaatactaaaaactcaCCTTTCTCCTTCCTAAGCCTTGCAATAAATTTCTTTGGAGCTATTGAGCCAACTTTCTTCTTCTGTGTGGCTATACTATAGAACAGGTCTGCTAGACAGGAGAGCAGCGTCTCCTTGGTGCGCTTGTTCTTTGCCTTGTATTCCAGCACCTTCTCTCTGAATGGACGGCAGAAGTATAGGGCTTGCAACACAGAGTTGCTATAGCAAGTGTTGccaaactgaaaataaattgaatcTTTTAAATCATGGCTCAATATGAAGTTCACCCATTATTCGAAATAATTTATATCTTTGGAATACTTTTACGAAGCTTTGGTACAGCTAAAAGGAAGTGTTGTGATTTTGTGACTATGTTTGTATTCTTGGTATCGAAACTAGAGTCACACCAAGATAAGTTTGCAGTGATTATGACAGCAcaagcagtgcaagtgttatataaacgtcataatttcatagaagtttgatgcttgcactgcatgtgctatcaaaatcgtttcaGACCCTACCAACCCAATTATGATAAACTTAGTGTCCTACTTACACTAATCTAACTCCCAAAAAATgcgtacaaaaataaaaaataacatttttctttaaatttagcTTTCCACAGTTCTATAATGCTTCCTACTTTATCTTGTTGCTAACTATGACTCACACTTATTTCAAGCAGTGGTAAAATACGAGAAATGTCCATGgatctttattatatttaatgaacAAACCTTACTCAAAATCCAAAATAAAATGGGAACATTGAGTAatgtaatagaaaatgacaatGACTCATTCCTTTTAAAGTGTAGGTAACTGGTATTAAatcttactttttatttttgacgaGATACTGTATTATTTCTTGGAAAAGTAAAGGTACATCACGAAAAAAtcttattagaatttatattctGATATAGGAATCCTTATCTACTGATAAGGTTTCCTAATTTCCTATATCAGATGATACTACATGACACCAGTGATATCTtgattaaagaaaataagaatataaaaaaaaaagaattggcAAGATATTAAATTAGTGTTTCGAACCTTGTATGGAATTATCCAGATGTAGAACAGAtggaaaaaaataaaggaaatcTCGCAATCATCAAAGAAAAATCTAACACAGggaaaagtagtagtagtaaatcactttattgtacaaaacaaaaattgttaacatgaaattcatataaatataggtacaaaggcgagcttatccctataaaagtcaagaaaaaagaaaatgttCCCCATCAAAAACGCCTGGAACAAACACATTAGAACAAAGAATCCAGGGAAGTCGAGTTCACAAGCAATCCCAGTCCAAGTTTAGGAACAAATATAATCTCACAACCACAAAACAGCAACCTATAACAATTAGGCCTCCCCAACGAATGATAAAAATTTACCTTGGCATGAAGAAAATTTACGACCTGGCATTCACCTGATACAACAAACTTATTACACTTAAACTTATTTAGTAAACTAAAACTTGACAAGAAAGAAAAGAGCAAGGAAAAGGTCAAAGAAAACACATACCTAAACCGAGAAAGAGAAGGCCAAACGGGCCCAATGACAATAACAACTAGCACACACCAGTTCCTGGAAGACGAACAAGATATAAACGATAAACATAGCAACATAGAACAATCAAGAACCAATCCCCAAGCCGGATAACGGTCGCCGTGGGGATTAAAGACCGCAACCTTCCAGTTTATTACAACTATAAATGCATGGCTGCATATATAGGCAAAAAAGATTAATAAGGGGTTGAAACGGAAAGCGAAgaagaaatacaaaaatacaactGCAAGATGCCTCTTGATACAAGGGTCCTGgagtaactttttttgtaaataagatttattttgtcttagattaaatacaaatacatagtgTATGGTTACCCAGATATAaatggcttttttattttattttagtacacATAGTCATCTTTCATGAGTTTGTACAATGTATATATCCTTCATTATTTATCATTTCATTTTACACTCCACAAATACACATAGTCATAACATCTGTAAGTGTCTGGACACTTTTTCAATAGGTATTTAGTATTTGGCCGAATGCTGCATACTTTTTGACCAAACAgctatttatgaaattaaatgcaTGGTTGAAAGTATTTAATGTAATGAcaaattattacattaaatacctacttaaaatcaAGTGGGGAAATGTGATTAGTTAACAGCATAATGATTGCATATTACTTCATAAGTTATGCACTACTATTAGATACTGATAGGCAAGAGTTAAATCATAGTGAATGTCATCTACTCTAGGCTAGGCCAATGTTTTTTTGCAAAATGATGAGGCATCTCTAACAATTACTATGtctatatattaattatttcaacTACAAAGGGATTTAACacattttcaaattaattattttaatcttGTTGTATACTTAACTAGCATACAAATCACCTTCAGTTTCAGTAATGAAAATATCCAATTTCAGATAATgagacacaaataaataaataaatacttacattgACTAAACCAAAGTAGTGTTCATTAGGTGGGAACTGTTCTGAACCAATATCTCTTTCCAACTGCGATATATTTGCGCCCTGAAAATTATCAAACATTATAATGCCGAATCTTATAAGTTCAATGAAAGGTGAGAGAAAATGCCGAATTTGTTTAGGTTCAGTATTATTATAGTCACCGAAAAAACGATCCAGAGTAAAGTTTAAGAGTTTACAGCAATTAAAAGacgcataaaataataattaaccgTGTTTCTCACCATTCTCTGTTGGAAATTAAGGCCGAGATCCTGACATATTGACATTTGCAATCCGTTTTTAGCAACTTATAACTCAAATATGCGTTTAATGCAGGCTTTTAAACGATTAAGTAGTTGTATTATTCagaaacataattaaaatttcattggaactaaaaaTTAGGCAAAAGTAGCTAATCGTACAACACACATGACAGTTCCTCGGCGGCTGGCAGTTACCACATGACCAGAGACAATAAGTACACAAGACATAGACATAAGAAGtcaagctcgctccagactagtCCAGACGGACCTCAGAATaatcattattctgaggtccaGACTACGAgcatagatctagtatattttctaaagatgcggcctaccgcgtgcgcccgtaagagatagagatagatgacgtcataaacgtggggataccattttggtaaaaattaccccaatagttgatatcacgttggggcgtttaccctggaggcaaagtttgatggtattaaaattgttgaataaaatgtcaatgggccatTCTtattaggcgtatgaacaatgaaatacctcctataattagCGAAGGtagtacaaaactaaacatgtttagtaaataaaacgtaaaataaaatgtattataagttttaattttaagaaatcaTTAATCGCAATCACATTTtttacaccaattaatgtacaccacatttaatcttcacaacatttgtttttgttttggaattagaagtacggaaaaacttcgaggtcaaaattacccttatgatattttcatctggtatccctaacatgattgttatgcagctaaattaaaaagaagtttaaaatggctgacctcagactcgtccGAGTAGCTGACAGACCACAAACATCCTACGtgatttgggcggataattttacaaataatgttttgttaatttgcaaaaataattgtgatatttttattgaaatcgtttgattctacattgctttgagtgaaacgtaattttacgatgttattctcacatattgcatCATCCAAATCCATCAAATCCAGCAATCCAGCGCATCatcgaaataattagttttaattagttttttaggtatatattgttttactacatAGTGTACAGACTACAGactaacatagatataggtagcatattataatttttgtactaacactatatgggttctgttctgtgcctgaaataaataatttcaatttcaattgcgttaagaggaaggtgtaaaataccgtacttacgtgtgaaaggttatgttctcatatttttgctcagagcagctattacagccgattacagaacaattcaccattattttatcaaagttcaagcattcaaaacgctaaccatcactacatttcataagagaaagcacaatttcatacaaaacaacaataattaaacaagcaacgaacaagcatgacatgtcacgtacttatttgtttgccacaacctcgattgtggcagcggtggaaaagtgaaactatgacaaagacaaaaagtaatatattgctctctgtcactactactgaaagatacataagactatcccgttcggtcatttccccccattcctcatgaccgatccaatGGCAgtgccatggagactatataaaggagccaaatctctatgtatgaaaagtgtccatcaaaaaattaggcggcgccaccatacaccgaaataataccaaaaacaacctacgtaatttggtcgggttatttgttgccttatatggttcatgttatactcatgtcccagagcctaactagcgccaccggagagattaggaactattatttaaagctgaaagcggtcatttttgcaacaattctaccataagagattggcatcctttctataccatccataggcagtgcaataaaaaatttttCTTTGACATCCACGTTTAAATACTATAACCATACCAACGTTTaacatttacaatacaattttaaaaaattgatgtttttttaaacatgctCTAAGAATTAACAACGAATATTTAAATACTAAACAGTGCACAAAAAATATATCGTTTCTTGCGGCATTGTTAGGAAACACTgaaacgttttatttttcatttattaattattacacaAAATATATCTGTGCTGAACGAGCTTTTATCTCAAGCCTCACAAGTCTGTGGTCTGCATTTGATTTGCATCCTATCTCCCGATATCCTACAGCGTTGCCGGCTCACCGGCTGTTTATTGTCTCCTATAGCGGAAACGGAACGGGTTACGGGATAGTTGGCCGTTGCTACGTGGCTTGCATTGACGTGGCGATTTCAGTTTACAGGCAAGTGTTCTGGAGCAGTTGGACTAATTGAATCATAATTTACCAAATTTGTAGTAGGTGTGGGTGTAAAAGTCTAAGAAGCAAATAGTTATTAGATTTTGGTAAGTGTTTTGGATTTGGTtattgagttaaaaaaaaacggacaagtgcgagtcggactcgcccaccgaggtttccgtactgtttagtatttgttgttatagtggcaacagaaacatcatctgtgaaaatttcaactgtctagctatcacggttcatgagatacagccgtgacagacagacagattgaCAGAGGAGCCTtaggaatagggtcccgtttttaccctttgagtatgGAGCCCtaattagtaatagggttccgtacccaaatagggtcccgtttttactctttgggtacggaactctgtaacaaaattatttattatgttttaatgtGCATTTATAAAGAAACACCTCCAGCTTTTTGAAgaccagggccgtgttgcataataaactacaacaaatattacaagcgtaattccttttctaataagtagaattagaaaaggagttctgcttgtaatatttgttgtagtttattatgcaacaggGCCCAGGTACCTACACAcctgacttacctacctactaatgaTTTTACACTAAAACAAATTCTTTTAGTGATTGATACATAGAATATTACTATAAAACGCGATGGTAGTAGTTTGTAGTAGAATTATAGTGCCGAAAATAAAGATTTGTTAGCTGAAGTTTATTTGCGTCTAAGTACAATTACATTACTGTTAACATTGTGAAATGTGAAGTAACATACACCTATTTTTGGTTTTTACAATTTCATGTTTTATGGAAAAATGATTCATTAAGCTTATTAAAGTTTATAATGCCAAAATAACTGAGAAGTCAGTTCTGGTAATACCAAATTATCTTAAAGTTCCAGGTAAAATGTTGACCTCCCTGTTTGTCCTGCTGGTTGTGACGGCCGCCTGTGCTGGGGTACCAGAGGACACCAAAAGGATGATGGACAAGCTCTCAGATGCGGAGCACT contains the following coding sequences:
- the LOC134741684 gene encoding ubiquitin carboxyl-terminal hydrolase 46 isoform X1, whose translation is MSICQDLGLNFQQRMGANISQLERDIGSEQFPPNEHYFGLVNFGNTCYSNSVLQALYFCRPFREKVLEYKAKNKRTKETLLSCLADLFYSIATQKKKVGSIAPKKFIARLRKEKEEFDNYMQQDAHEFLNFLINHINEIILAERNQSTLKVQKNASGESVTCNGTSTAPGGGDPTWVHEIFQGTLTSETRCLNCETVSSKDEHFFDLQVDVGQNTSITHCLKCFSDTETLCNDNKFKCDNCSSYQEAQKRMRVKKLPLILALHLKRFKYMEQYNRHIKVSHRVVFPLELRLFNTSKLQSDDAVNPDRLYDLVAVVVHCGSGPNRGHYISIVKSHGFWLLFDDDMVDKIDASAIEDFYGLTSDIQKSSETGYILFYQSRDASC
- the LOC134741684 gene encoding ubiquitin carboxyl-terminal hydrolase 46 isoform X2, which gives rise to MSICQDLGLNFQQRMGANISQLERDIGSEQFPPNEHYFGLVNFGNTCYSNSVLQALYFCRPFREKVLEYKAKNKRTKETLLSCLADLFYSIATQKKKVGSIAPKKFIARLRKEKEEFDNYMQQDAHEFLNFLINHINEIILAERNQSTLKVQKNASGESVTCNGTSTAPGGGDPTWVHEIFQGTLTSETRCLNCETVSSKDEHFFDLQVDVGQNTSITHCLKCFSDTETLCNDNKFKCDNCSSYQEAQKRMRVKKLPLILALHLKRFKYMEQYNRHIKVSHRVVFPLELRLFNTSDDAVNPDRLYDLVAVVVHCGSGPNRGHYISIVKSHGFWLLFDDDMVDKIDASAIEDFYGLTSDIQKSSETGYILFYQSRDASC